ACACTATTGTTATTGTGTTGTAATGAATGACAGTACATTGATATGCTCTTAAAATTAAACTGAACACGTTTCTTATCTAATAAATATGTGGTTAAAGAAACGATTGAATTAAAACAGAGCAAACTGAAGAGAAACATATTCTTTTTGCATGGTGGACCTTTCATTCCCCGTGTGTCTTGTTTATTATCCCTCTTTGTGAAccaggacgtgtgtgtgtgtgtgtgtgtgtgtgtgtgtgtgtgtgtgtgtgtgtgtgtgtgtgtgtgtgtgtgtgtgtgtgtgtgtgtgtgtgtgtcacacctcGTAGTGTAGGTCGTTGAGCTCCAGCCTGGTGTAGTGTCGCCGGTCAAATGACTCCATGGCCTTACGTCCAACCACAGCCAGGGCCAGAGTCAGGATGGCCAGGCCTATCACCACCACAGCCACCAGGGAGCTCTTCAGAGCCCCCTGCCCTGCCACCTCCTTCCCCCTGCCCTGACCCTCTGTCCCTGGGGAGGCTGGGGTTGCCTGGACCCCCTGGGGCACCAGCACTAGCTCGTTTTCTGGTGTTGTCCTTGGGATCAGGGGCTCAATGGCTGCTGGGCTCTTCGTGGTGGCAGTAGCACCAGTAgaagtggtggtggaggtagCTGGCTCAGTGGCTGGCTGGAGTTTTTCAGTAGTTCTGATGGGGTCTGGGTCTCTGCGGGGTGTTGGTGCTGGAGGGGTGGGGTCTGGGTCTCTGCGGGGTGTTGGTGCTGGAGGGGTGGGGTCTGGGTCTCTGCGGGGTGTAGTTGAGACAGGtaaagttgttgttgttgtagtagtagtagtggcaggaTGTGGTTTGGGTTTTTTAGACGATTTGTTAGGTTTTTTGGGAGGTTTATTGGGAGGTTTATTGGGCTTTCTGTTCATAGTGGTTATTGTCGATATTGTTGTAGGAGTAGCGTGGGCCTCTGTTAGTGGCCAGGATGTtgcttgttgtgttgttgtagtaGTGGTTGGAGTTGGTCGTGTTATAACAGCCGTTGTTACTATCATTAAAGACGGTTGTTTTGTTGTGGTGGTAGGTGTAggtgtagtggttgttgtagtagtagtgggttggggtgtggttgtggtggtagttgtagtggtggtagtagtgggttgtggtgtggttgtggtggtggtagtagtgggttgtggtgtggttgtggtggtaggtgtagtggtggtagtagtgggttgtggtgtggttgtagtggtggtagtagtgggttgtggtgtgtttgtagtggtggtagtagtgggttgtggtgtggttgtggtggtaggtgtagtggtggtagtagtgggttgtggtgtggttgtagtggtggtagttgtaggttgtggtgtggttgtagtggtggtagtagtgggttgtggtgtggttgtggtggtaggtgtagtggtggtagtagtaggttgtggtgtggttgtagtggtagtagtagtaggttgTGGTGcggttgtagtggtggtagtagtgggttgtggtgtggttgtggtggtaggtttagtggtggtagtagtaggttgtggtgtggtggtagtagtagtaggttgtggtgtggttgtggtggtagGTTTAGTGGTGGTCGTTGTAGTAGTAGTGGGTTGTGGTCTGATGGTAGGTGCTggagttgtagtagtagtagtagtagcagtaatagtagttgGTTGGATTGTGGAAGGTGGAGTAGGTATCCCCGTGGTGGGATGAATCAAACCTATGGAAAACATGACATCAGAACATCAACTCACGCAGAGATGAAAGACTCTGTGAAACACAAAAACAAGACAAGAGCACACAAACAACTAGTACGTCTGACATGgacccctattctctacatagagCTATGgacccctattctctacatagagCTGTGgacccctattctctacatagagCTGTGgacccctattctctacatagagCTGTGgacccctattctctacatagagCTGTGgacccctattctctacatagagCTGTGGACCCCTATTCTCTACACAGAACTGTGgacccctattctctacatagagCTGTGGACCCCTGTTCTCTACATAGAGCTGTGGACCCCTATTCTCTACACATAGCTGTGgacccctattctctacatagagCTGTGgacccctattctctacatagagCTGTGgacccctattctctacatagagCTGTGgacccctattctctacatagagCTGTGgacccctattctctacatagagCTGTGgacccctattctctacatagagCTGTGgacccctattctctacatagagCTGTGgacccctattctctacatagagCTGTGGACCCCTATTCTCTACACATAGCTGTGgacccctattctctacatagagCTGTGgacccctattctctacatagagCTGTGGACCAGGGCCCAGACGTTTAGTTGAAAGAAGATGCATTCACCTTTGAAGATGTCGTATGTGTTGATGCCCTGCTCAGCAGTCAGGAGGGGACAGTCCTGCTCACTCTGGCAGTGGAACAGATGACAGTTGTGGTTGTTGGGAGGCTCAGAGGGCTTGTGAGGGTTGAACACAGCCAGGGTACACTTTATACCTGAGGGGAGAGAGCAATCAGACACGGAGAGTAATACCAAGTATCACGACTAACAATCCTTCTTATGGataagggggcagtattcggaagtttggatgaaGGAGGTGCCcaatgtaaactgcctgttactcaggcccagaagctaagatatgatGCATATCATTTGTAgtattggataggaaacactctaaagtttcaaaAACGGTTAAAATAATGtccgtgagtataacagaacagatATAGCTGGCGTAAACCCGAGGAGAATCCATCCGGGAATTGTTTTGGGGGGCTCACCTCACCTCTCATTATAATGGCTGTCTATGGGGATATAAAAGGaatacctcccagattgcagttcctagggcttccactagatgtccacACGTCTTTAGAACGAGTTTTaggctgtttttatttatttaaataagctagaatttgtagtttttctaagtggctcccattttggctgtagtgttatgACGTGCGTGGATTAGAGCGCACACTtggttatttatctccggtaatgaacatactattctccgtcttaaattggaTCCTTTATTGATCTGATATTTATTAggctgaggattgattataaaagttgattgacttgtttggacgaaaCCTATTGGTAATGAATTCGGGATTCATTTTGTAAAGCATTTTGAACGAggggaaaccggtggattattgaatgaagcgcgccagctaaactgaccttttttgggatataaagaaggactttatcgaacaaaacaaacatttgttgtgTAGCCGGGaccattgggattgcaaacagaggaagatcttcaaaggtaagtgatttattttatggCTAATTCTGACTTTCGTGATGCCTCTGCATGGTTGGatttttaacatttacatttaagtcatttagcagacgctcttatccagagcgacttacaaattggtgcattcaccttatgacatccagtggaacagtcactttacaatagtgcatctaaatcttttagggggggggggtgagaaggattacttatcctaccctaggtattccttaaagctTTAAAAAAAGCTTTTGTATGCGGgccgctgtcctcagataatcgcatggtgtgctttcgccgtaaagcctttttgaaatctgacaaagcggatTAACAAAAAGTTAAGCTTTtcaccgatgtataacacttgtattttcatgaatgtttcaTTCTACAAATGTTGCATTTTGAAtatcgcgctctgcaatttcaccggatgttgtcgaggccGGTCGCTAGCGGTACACCTTTCCCAAAGAGGCTACCAATACCAAGTATCACGACTAACAATCCTTCTGTTCcaccgtgttgtctctcctctaccaataCCAAGTATCACGACTAACAATCCTTCTGTTCcaccgtgttgtctctcctctaccaataCCAAGTATCACGACTAACAATCCTTCTGTTCCACcgtgctgtctctcctctaccaataCCAAGTATCACGACTAACAATCCTTCTGTTCCACcgtgctgtctctcctctaccaataCCAAGTATCACGACTAACAATCCTTCTGTTCCACCGTGTTGCCTCTCCTCTACCAATACCAAGTATCACGACTAACAATCCTTCTGTTCcaccgtgttgtctctcctctaccaataCCAAGTATCACGACTAACAATCCTTCTGCTCCACCGTGTTGCCTCTCCTCTACCAATACCAAGTATCACGACTAACAATCCTTCTGTTCCACCGTGTGGTCTCTCCTCTACCAATACCAAGTATCACGACTAACAATCCTTCTGTTCcaccgtgttgtctctcctctaccaataCCAAGTATCACGACTAACAATCCTTCTGTTTGAAAGCTCcaccgtgttgtctctcctctaccaataCCAAGTATCACAACTAACAATCCTTCTGTTTGAAAGCTCcaccgtgttgtctctcctctaccaataCCAAGTATCACGACTAACAATCCTTCTGTTTGAAAGCTCcaccgtgttgtctctcctctaccaataCCAAGTATCACGACTAACAATCCTTCTGTTTGAAAGCTCcaccgtgttgtctctcctctaccaataCCAAGTATCACGACTAACAATCCTTCTGTTTGAAAGCTCcaccgtgttgtctctcctctaccaataCCAAGTATCACGACTAACAATCCTTCTGTTTGAAAGCTCcaccgtgttgtctctcctctaccaataCCAAGTATCACGACTAACAATCCTTCTGCTCcaccgtgttgtctctcctctaccaataCCAAGTATCACGACTAACAATCCTTCTGTTCcaccgtgttgtctctcctctaccaataCCAAGTATCACGACTAACAATCCTTCTGTTCCACCGTGTGGTCTCTCCTCTACCAATACCAAGTATCACGACTAACAATCCTTCTGTTCcaccgtgttgtctctcctctaccaataCCAAGTATCACGACTAACAATCCTTCTGTTTGAAAGCTCcaccgtgttgtctctcctcCACCAATACCAAGTATCACGACTAACAATCCTTCTGTTTGAAAGCTCcaccgtgttgtctctcctctaccaataCCAAGTATCACGACTAACAATCCTTCTGTTCCACCGTGTGGTCTCTCCTCTACCAATACCAAGTATCATGACTAACAATCCTTCTGTTCcaccgtgttgtctctcctctaccaataCCAAGTATCACGACTAACAATCCTTCTGTTCcaccgtgttgtctctcctctaccaataCCAAGTATCACGACTAACAATCCTTCTGTTCcaccgtgttgtctctcctctaccaataCCAAGTATCACGACTAACAATCCTTCTGCTCCACCGTGTTGCCTCTCCTCTACCAATACCAAGTATCACGACTAACAATCCTTCTGTTCcaccgtgttgtctctcctcCACCAATACCAAGTATCACGACTAACAATCCTTCTGTTTGAAAGCTCcaccgtgttgtctctcctctaccaataCCAAGTATCACGACTAACAATCCTTCTGTTCcaccgtgttgtctctcctctaccaataCCAAGTATCACGACTAACAATCCTTCTGTTTGAAAGCTCcaccgtgttgtctctcctctaccaataCCAAGTATCACGACTAACAATCCTTCTGTTCcaccgtgttgtctctcctctaccaataCCAAGTATCACGACTAACAATCCTTCTGTTCcaccgtgttgtctctcctctaccaataCCAAGTATCACGACTAACAATCCTTCTGTTCcaccgtgttgtctctcctctaccaataCCAAGTATCACGACTAACAATCCTTCTGTTCcaccgtgttgtctctcctctaccaataCCAAGTATCACGACTAACAATCCTTCTGTTCCACCATGTGGTCTCTCCTCTACCAATACCAAGTATCACGACTAACAATCCTTCTGTTCcaccgtgttgtctctcctctaccaataCCAAGTATCACGACTAACAATCCTTCTGTTCcaccgtgttgtctctcctctaccaataCCAAGTATCACGACTAACAATCCTTCTGTACcaccgtgttgtctctcctctaccaataCCAAGTATCACGACTAACAATCCTTCTGTTCcaccgtgttgtctctcctctaccaataCCAAGTATCACGACTAACAATCCTTCTGTTCcaccgtgttgtctctcctctaccaataCCAAGTATCACGACTAACAATCCTTCTGCTCcaccgtgttgtctctcctctaccaataCCAAGTATCACGACTAACAATCCTTCTGTTCcaccgtgttgtctctcctctaccaataCCAAGTATCACGACTAACAATCATTCTGTTCcaccgtgttgtctctcctcCACCAATACCAAGTATCACGACTAACAATCCTTCTGTTCcaccgtgttgtctctcctctaccaataCCAAGTATCACGACTAACAATCCTTCTGTTCcaccgtgttgtctctcctctaccaataCCAAGTATCACGACTAACAATCCTTCTGTTCcaccgtgttgtctctcctcCACCAATACCAAGTATCACGACTAACAATCCTTTTGTTTGAAAGCTCcaccgtgttgtctctcctctaccaataCCAAGTATCACGACTAACAATCCTTCTGTTTGAAAGCTCcaccgtgttgtctctcctctaccaataCCAAGTATCACGACTAACAATCCTTCTGTTCcaccgtgttgtctctcctctaccaataCCAAGTATCACGACTAACAATCCTTCTGTTTGAAAGCTCcaccgtgttgtctctcctctaccaataCCAAGTATCACGACTAACAATCCTTCTGTTCcaccgtgttgtctctcctctaccaataCCAAGTATCACGACTAACAATCCTTCTGTACcaccgtgttgtctctcctctaccaataCCAAGTATCACGACTAACAATCCTTCTGTTCcaccgtgttgtctctcctctaccaataCCAAGTATCACGACTAACAATCCTTCTGTTCcaccgtgttgtctctcctctaccaataCCAAGTATCACGACTAACAATCCTTCTGCTCcaccgtgttgtctctcctctaccaataCCAAGTATCACGACTAACAATCCTTCTCTTCcaccgtgttgtctctcctctaccaataCCAAGTATCACGACTAACAATCCTTCTGTACcaccgtgttgtctctcctcCACCAATACCAAGTATCACGACTAACAATCCTTCTGTTCcaccgtgttgtctctcctctaccaataCCAAGTATCACGACTAACAATCCTTCTGTTCcaccgtgttgtctctcctctaccaataCCAAGTATCACGACTAACAATCCTTCTGTTCcaccgtgttgtctctcctcCACCAATACCAAGTATCACGACTAACAATCCTTCTGTTCcaccgtgttgtctctcctctaccaataCCAAGTATCACGACTAACAATCCTTCTGTTCcaccgtgttgtctctcctctaccaataCCAAGTATCACGACTAACAATCCTTCTGTTTGAAAGCTCcaccgtgttgtctctcctctaccaataCCAAGTATCACAACTAACAATCCTTCTGTTTGAAAGCTCcaccgtgttgtctctcctctaccaataCCAAGTATCACGACTAACAATCCTTCTGTTCcaccgtgttgtctctcctctaccaataCCAAGTATCACGACTAACAATCCTTCTGTTCcaccgtgttgtctctcctctaccaataCCAAGTATCACGACTAACAATCCTTCTGTTCcaccgtgttgtctctcctcCACCAATACCAAGTATCACGACTAACAATCCTTCTGTTCCACcgtgctgtctctcctctaccaataCCAAGTATCACGACTAACAATCCTTCTGTTCCGCCGTGTTATTGCGCGGCATTGTGTGTTATTGCatggtattgtgtgttattgcgtggtattgtgtgttattgcgtggtattgtgtgttattgcgtggtattgtgtgttattgcgtggtattgtgtgttattgcgtggtattgtgtgttattgcatggtattgtgtgttattgcatggtattgtgtgttattgcgtggtattgtgtgttattgcgtggtattgtgtgttattgcgtggtattgtgtgttattgcgtGGTATCGTGTGTTATTGCGTGGTATCGTGTGTCATTGCGTGGTATCGTGTGTTATTGCgtggtattgtgtgttattgcgtggtattgtgtgttattgcgcggtattgtgtgttattgcgtggtattgtgtgttattgcgtGGTTTTGTGTGTTATTGCGTGGTATTGTGTGTTCTTGCgtggtattgtgtgttattgcgcggtattgtgtgttattgcgcggtattgtgtgttattgcatggtattgtgtgttattgcatggtattgtgtgttattgcgtggtattgtgtgttattgcgtggtattgtgtgttattgcgcggtattgtgtgttattgcgcggtattgtgtgttattgcgcggtattgtgtgttattgcgcggtattgtgtgttattgcgtggtattgtgtgttattgcgcggtattgtgtgttattgcgtggtattgtgtgttattgcgcggtattgtgtgttattgcgtggtattgtgtgttattgtgtggtattgtgtgttAATGCgtggtattgtgtgttattgcgcggtattgtgtgttattgcgtggtattgtgtgttatgcgtggtattgtgtgttattgcgtggtattgtgtgttattgcgtggtattgtgtgttattgcgtGGTATTGTGTGTTAATGCatggtattgtgtgttattgcgtGGTATTGTGTGTTAATGCatggtattgtgtgttattgcgtggtattgtgtgttattgcATGGTATTGTGTGTTAATGCgtggtattgtgtgttattgcgtggtattgtgtgttattgcatggtattgtgtgttattgcgtGGTATTGTGTGTTAATGCatggtattgtgtgttattgcgtggtattgtgtgttattgcgtGGTATTGTTTGTTAATGCgtggtattgtgtgttattgcgtGGTATTGTTTGTTAATGCGTGGTATCGTGTGTTATTGCGTGTTACTGTGTGTTGTtgcgtgtgtgtgattgtgtgttattgtgggttactacgtgtgtgtgtgttattgcgtggtattgtgtgttattgcgtGGTATTGTTTGTTAATGCGTGGTATCGTGTGTTATTGCGTGTTACTGTGTGTTGTtgcgtgtgtgtgattgtgtgttattgtgtgttattgtgggttactacgtgtgtgtgtgttattgtgtgtgtgttattgtgtgtgtgttattgtgtgtgtgtgttattgcgtgtgtgtgttattgtgtgtgtgttattgcgtgttattgtgtgtttgtgttattgcatgttgttgtgtgtgattgtgtgttattgtgtgttattgtgtgtgttactgcgtgtgtgttgttgtatgttattgtttgttactgtgtgttactgtgtgttattgtgtgtgtgtgttatcatgtgttattGCGTGTAATtgagtgttattgtgtgtgtgttattgtgtgtgttattgtgtgtgtgtgttattgtgtgtgttattgtgtgttattgtgtgtgtgtgtgttgtgtgtgtgtgttattgtgtgttattgcgtgtgtgtgttattgcatgttattgtgtgttattgtgtgtgttattgtgtgtgttattgtgtgtgtgtgtgttattgcgtgttattgtgtgttattgtgtgtgtgtgttgtcatgacgttggcctaggtggtaggtttatgacagtcataaatacctcttccccctttttcctctctaccctactgatgttacatttgcaaaccccttggttaacatagagattctgggaacatcagaaggtgggaggaaattaactatattctggtaatccgaccaattgaacatatgcagtggtacttaaaCCCACTTAAGCCTAGCCCttactttttcaaacattctgttaaaaatcgtgcaacatttcagcgtcctgctactcatgccaggaatatagtatatgcatatgattagtatgtgtggatagaaaacactcagacgtttctaaaactggttaaatcacggctgtgactataacagaacgcgTGTTTCATCAAAAAGCGCAAGGATCACCGAAAACTGGAAAAAATATCAATCcaccacttgcatgtattgtctatgggacagCAAATTAGATGGGGccgagattgcaagtcctacagcttccacacgatgtcgccagtcttgtcaattgcctggcgttgtttcttggtcaaacgagtaagagagaccccattccttccggtctccgacaggatgttttggaagagagatttccgaccatgatttgaagacgtggagctattgaatacacatcgccccgtgatcaatttgatagattattaatgtttactaatacctaa
Above is a window of Oncorhynchus keta strain PuntledgeMale-10-30-2019 unplaced genomic scaffold, Oket_V2 Un_contig_3287_pilon_pilon, whole genome shotgun sequence DNA encoding:
- the mansc1 gene encoding MANSC domain-containing protein 1, encoding MFPSVTRILPSRVSSPLLLAAMLTLAAAGPVSGSDAETCFSRQHQNAVVNVRQALVRPTTVMDSRLTQSERDCVLACCSEDVKPGIKCTLAVFNPHKPSEPPNNHNCHLFHCQSEQDCPLLTAEQGINTYDIFKGLIHPTTGIPTPPSTIQPTTITATTTTTTTPAPTIRPQPTTTTTTTTKPTTTTTPQPTTTTTTPQPTTTTTKPTTTTTPQPTTTTTTTAPQPTTTTTTTTPQPTTTTTTPTTTTTPQPTTTTTTTTPQPTTTTTTTTPQPTTTTTTPTTTTTPQPTTTTTTNTPQPTTTTTTTTPQPTTTTTTPTTTTTPQPTTTTTTTTPQPTTTTTTTTTTTTPQPTTTTTTTTPTPTTTTKQPSLMIVTTAVITRPTPTTTTTTQQATSWPLTEAHATPTTISTITTMNRKPNKPPNKPPKKPNKSSKKPKPHPATTTTTTTTTLPVSTTPRRDPDPTPPAPTPRRDPDPTPPAPTPRRDPDPIRTTEKLQPATEPATSTTTSTGATATTKSPAAIEPLIPRTTPENELVLVPQGVQATPASPGTEGQGRGKEVAGQGALKSSLVAVVVIGLAILTLALAVVGRKAMESFDRRHYTRLELNDLHYEV